A genomic window from Synechococcus sp. WH 8016 includes:
- the rsmA gene encoding 16S rRNA (adenine(1518)-N(6)/adenine(1519)-N(6))-dimethyltransferase RsmA — translation MTFSGHTARKRFGQHWLINERVLDRIVEAAELQDGDRVLEVGPGRGALTERLLASDAAAIHAVELDRDLVAGLQETFGGHPKFSLQEGDVLSVPLDLSDGEPANKVVANIPYNITGPLLERLIGRLDRPVEPSYQRLVLLVQHEVAQRIRARPGHSNFSALSVRMQLLGQCSHVCPVPPRCFQPPPKVQSEVICIDPFPSERRPIPALARGVERLLKMAFLSRRKMLRNTLAPLCAPDQLQVVAEEAGISLQQRPQEVAPEAWVALAKGLNQFDSAA, via the coding sequence ATGACCTTTTCAGGGCACACGGCCCGCAAGCGTTTTGGCCAGCACTGGCTGATCAATGAGCGAGTGCTGGATCGAATCGTTGAGGCCGCCGAACTCCAAGACGGGGATCGCGTCTTGGAGGTGGGGCCTGGTCGCGGAGCGCTCACCGAACGTCTTCTGGCTTCAGACGCAGCGGCCATTCATGCTGTGGAGCTTGATCGTGATCTCGTGGCTGGGCTTCAGGAGACGTTTGGAGGCCATCCAAAGTTTTCCTTGCAGGAGGGAGATGTTCTCTCGGTTCCCTTGGACCTGTCTGATGGGGAACCGGCCAACAAAGTTGTCGCCAATATTCCGTACAACATCACTGGCCCCCTGCTGGAGCGTTTGATCGGTCGTCTTGATCGTCCCGTCGAACCCTCCTATCAACGGCTGGTTTTGCTTGTTCAACACGAGGTTGCTCAACGCATCCGCGCCCGTCCTGGCCACAGCAATTTCAGTGCCTTGAGTGTGCGCATGCAGTTGTTGGGACAGTGCAGCCACGTCTGTCCTGTGCCCCCGCGCTGCTTTCAACCACCACCGAAAGTGCAGTCCGAGGTGATCTGTATCGATCCCTTCCCTTCCGAACGGCGTCCTATTCCTGCACTGGCCCGTGGAGTGGAACGTCTGCTGAAGATGGCCTTCTTGAGTCGACGCAAAATGCTGCGCAACACCTTGGCGCCGTTGTGTGCTCCGGATCAGTTGCAAGTGGTGGCTGAAGAGGCGGGGATCAGCCTTCAGCAACGACCCCAGGAGGTGGCACCAGAAGCCTGGGTTGCCCTAGCGAAGGGTTTGAATCAGTTCGACTCTGCTGCTTGA
- a CDS encoding uridine kinase, with protein MAKVPVICITGPSAVGKTSFSLKLAQALGAINIEVLVICCDNYYRHHWRPHPRFGFDTPAAIDSDALRTELDQVSHHAASSLRTYDMSTRDVARKPLNQSYQLVLLEGAYGPQDLLKDGSITALFYLEAPLLLRMIRRLKRDNEERGRNPIQIIQHMLMHMIPGERAFIRPLRSVSGLVVSNPHQGHHAAMRCIRALMANASNK; from the coding sequence ATGGCAAAGGTTCCTGTGATTTGCATCACTGGCCCGTCCGCGGTTGGGAAAACCAGCTTCAGCCTGAAACTGGCTCAAGCCCTGGGCGCGATCAACATTGAAGTGCTCGTGATCTGCTGCGACAACTACTACAGGCACCATTGGCGCCCCCACCCACGTTTCGGATTTGACACCCCGGCGGCCATTGACAGCGACGCGTTGCGAACCGAGCTGGATCAGGTCAGCCATCACGCTGCAAGCAGCTTGCGCACCTACGACATGTCGACGCGCGATGTTGCACGCAAACCCCTGAATCAGAGCTACCAGCTTGTGTTGCTCGAAGGGGCCTATGGGCCGCAAGACCTGCTGAAAGATGGCTCGATCACAGCGTTGTTCTATCTCGAAGCTCCCTTACTGCTGCGCATGATTCGACGGCTTAAACGGGATAACGAAGAGCGCGGTAGGAATCCCATTCAGATCATCCAGCACATGCTGATGCACATGATTCCTGGTGAACGGGCCTTTATCCGCCCCCTGCGATCGGTTTCGGGGCTTGTTGTCAGCAACCCTCACCAGGGTCACCATGCTGCGATGCGGTGCATCCGTGCCTTGATGGCAAACGCATCAAACAAGTGA
- a CDS encoding YraN family protein encodes MPNSQAQGAQAERYVKQILLAHQWCLLEQNWTCRYGEIDLLLTKQSLPSARMLVVEVKARRRSGLDGWGIAAFDQAKRRCLARSLQCWQAANPWSEGCCFEVVLALVALPVHRHWVRWIRIETLAGVSW; translated from the coding sequence ATGCCCAACTCTCAAGCGCAAGGTGCTCAAGCAGAGCGCTATGTCAAACAGATTTTGCTGGCGCATCAATGGTGCTTGTTGGAACAAAACTGGACCTGTCGGTATGGAGAAATTGATCTGCTCCTAACAAAACAGTCTCTGCCAAGCGCTCGAATGCTGGTGGTTGAGGTGAAGGCTCGCCGCCGCTCAGGCTTGGATGGATGGGGGATCGCTGCGTTTGATCAGGCAAAACGCAGGTGTTTGGCCCGAAGTCTGCAGTGTTGGCAAGCCGCCAACCCCTGGAGTGAGGGCTGCTGTTTTGAAGTGGTCTTGGCGCTCGTAGCCCTTCCCGTGCACAGGCATTGGGTGCGCTGGATCCGCATCGAAACGCTTGCGGGCGTGAGCTGGTGA
- a CDS encoding ATP-binding protein, with translation MRIAISGTHSQGKSTFVHDWIQRHHHYIREEEPFRALHQEGYDIRFRQESTRLHNGIQMYYNISRLMNYQQESDCVIFDRCPVDYIAYSQYTANHQTTDIDDEFVKSLAARVRNSLQQLDLIIFLPISDHWPIAMEDDGIRPIDLPYRDEVDSIFKEIYRDHRFSVMPINNPPVLMELWGSREARLNSLEQAIQAEKNKRI, from the coding sequence ATGCGCATCGCAATTAGCGGCACACATTCACAAGGAAAAAGCACTTTCGTGCACGATTGGATTCAACGGCATCATCATTACATTCGCGAAGAAGAGCCTTTTCGAGCGCTGCACCAGGAGGGCTATGACATTCGCTTTCGCCAAGAAAGCACGAGACTGCATAACGGGATTCAGATGTACTACAACATCAGCAGGCTTATGAATTACCAGCAAGAAAGTGACTGCGTTATTTTTGATCGCTGTCCCGTTGATTATATTGCTTATTCCCAGTACACAGCCAATCATCAAACCACTGACATCGACGACGAATTTGTTAAATCATTAGCAGCAAGAGTGCGAAATTCTCTTCAACAACTTGATCTAATCATCTTCTTACCGATTTCGGACCATTGGCCAATTGCGATGGAAGATGACGGAATTCGCCCGATTGATCTCCCCTATCGCGATGAAGTTGATTCCATCTTTAAAGAAATTTATAGGGATCATCGTTTCTCTGTGATGCCCATCAACAATCCGCCAGTCTTGATGGAGCTTTGGGGATCCAGGGAAGCTCGCCTAAACAGCTTGGAACAGGCAATTCAAGCCGAAAAGAACAAACGGATCTAA
- a CDS encoding pentapeptide repeat-containing protein: protein MRLRLLAPLMVLCVTLAWPMQPAFAAMDYAKQVLIGADFSNREMQGVTFNLTNLREADLSGSDLQGASLYGAKLQDANLSNTNLRDATLDSAVFDGTNLTNAVLEDAFAFNTRFINVTVEGADFTNVPLRADALKVLCANAEGVNPVTGRDTSETLGCS from the coding sequence ATGCGATTGCGCTTATTGGCTCCGCTGATGGTCCTTTGCGTCACACTGGCCTGGCCGATGCAACCAGCATTTGCCGCGATGGATTATGCCAAGCAGGTGTTGATTGGTGCCGATTTTTCAAATCGGGAAATGCAAGGTGTGACCTTTAACCTCACCAACCTTCGAGAAGCTGATCTTTCCGGAAGTGATCTTCAGGGGGCAAGCCTTTATGGGGCCAAACTTCAAGACGCCAATCTGAGCAACACCAACCTTCGCGACGCCACGCTGGATTCTGCGGTCTTTGATGGAACCAACCTCACCAATGCGGTGCTGGAGGATGCTTTTGCCTTCAACACGCGCTTTATCAACGTCACCGTTGAAGGCGCTGATTTCACCAACGTGCCCCTCAGAGCTGATGCGCTCAAGGTGCTCTGTGCCAACGCTGAAGGCGTGAATCCTGTCACCGGTCGAGACACTAGCGAGACCCTGGGCTGCTCATGA
- a CDS encoding 23S rRNA (pseudouridine(1915)-N(3))-methyltransferase RlmH yields the protein MNPSRCRIIAIGKVRKSWVQEGIELYRKRLPGLTIVELRDGTPEKEAESIRQALRSDEWPVMLMEQGETLTSIHLSERLRSLGSQRLAFVIGGADGLTAELKALAHWKLSLSPMTFPHELARLLLIEQLFRAQAIQQGSPYHRA from the coding sequence ATGAATCCGTCTCGCTGCCGGATTATTGCCATCGGGAAAGTTCGCAAGAGCTGGGTTCAGGAAGGAATCGAGCTCTATCGCAAACGTCTTCCTGGACTCACGATCGTTGAGTTGCGTGATGGCACTCCCGAAAAAGAAGCCGAATCGATTCGCCAGGCCCTGCGAAGCGATGAGTGGCCTGTGATGTTGATGGAACAGGGTGAAACGCTGACGTCGATCCACTTGTCTGAGCGACTCCGCAGCCTTGGATCGCAGCGACTTGCCTTTGTGATTGGCGGTGCTGATGGCTTAACAGCAGAGCTCAAGGCCCTGGCCCACTGGAAACTGAGCCTTTCACCGATGACATTCCCCCATGAGCTTGCAAGACTCCTCTTGATCGAGCAACTGTTCCGAGCCCAAGCGATCCAGCAAGGCAGTCCATATCACCGTGCGTAA
- a CDS encoding SGNH/GDSL hydrolase family protein — protein MLSSAQASIPSLEAESMEPKSILCFGDSNTWGMAPDGSGRLPFETRWPNRLQQILNQQNPHHQSWTVFEQGLNSRTWVMDDPLGAVNYGGDYSCNGRHDLPMILHSCKPLHVVILALGCNDCKSHLNLSAEEITSGAKILIHDVRMSYQCGPHNSNRPPAIVLVSPGVIQTTPQSLAWGFKGATAKSRLLPSLYRNLAEQESVCFFDLQTVAETSPLDGVHFGADQQDPIAAGLAALIPTIAS, from the coding sequence ATGCTGTCTTCAGCTCAAGCATCGATCCCATCTTTGGAGGCAGAGAGCATGGAGCCAAAAAGTATTTTGTGTTTTGGAGACTCCAACACCTGGGGAATGGCACCTGATGGGAGTGGTCGCTTGCCCTTTGAAACTCGTTGGCCCAATCGACTCCAACAGATTCTGAATCAGCAAAACCCTCATCATCAATCCTGGACTGTTTTTGAACAAGGCTTGAATTCAAGAACTTGGGTCATGGATGATCCCCTAGGTGCCGTTAATTATGGTGGCGACTACAGCTGCAACGGCAGGCACGACTTGCCCATGATTCTTCACAGCTGCAAGCCTCTGCATGTTGTCATTCTTGCGCTTGGATGCAACGACTGCAAAAGTCATCTAAATCTTTCTGCCGAAGAGATCACATCTGGAGCAAAAATTTTGATTCATGATGTGCGCATGTCCTATCAATGTGGACCACATAACTCCAATCGCCCCCCCGCGATTGTTTTAGTCAGTCCTGGAGTCATCCAAACCACGCCACAATCTCTTGCGTGGGGATTTAAAGGAGCAACTGCCAAGTCCCGTTTACTTCCCTCTCTGTATCGCAACCTTGCGGAACAAGAGTCGGTGTGTTTTTTCGATTTACAAACTGTCGCTGAAACGTCTCCTCTAGACGGTGTTCACTTCGGTGCCGATCAGCAGGATCCCATTGCTGCTGGATTAGCAGCACTCATCCCAACGATTGCATCGTGA
- a CDS encoding GAF domain-containing protein, with protein sequence MKKPEIPINESERLKALNEYRILGTKPEENYDDITKIASLTCGTPIALLSLVDSNRQWFKAKVGIEAEETVRDWSFCAHAIHSSEPLIVEDALKDERFFDNPLVRGEPKIRLYAGFPLQNDENLRIGTLCVIDREPHGLSDTQFNIMQSLSRQAVAFLELRKRSINLIESFCSHTDEGSFISTCSYCRKAKDTEGHWQHLDQYLSTRTNLNFSHGICDACIEEHFPDVLEVWETEKKSKDLQNPTP encoded by the coding sequence TTGAAAAAGCCTGAAATTCCCATAAATGAGTCAGAAAGGCTTAAAGCGCTGAATGAGTATAGAATTCTTGGCACAAAGCCTGAAGAAAATTATGACGATATTACCAAAATAGCTTCTTTAACTTGTGGCACTCCAATTGCTCTTTTGAGCCTTGTTGATTCAAATCGTCAATGGTTCAAAGCCAAGGTTGGCATTGAGGCTGAAGAGACTGTTCGCGATTGGTCATTCTGCGCCCATGCGATTCACTCCTCCGAACCTTTAATCGTTGAAGACGCATTAAAAGACGAGCGATTCTTTGACAACCCTTTAGTGCGAGGTGAGCCTAAAATCAGACTGTATGCAGGCTTTCCTCTGCAAAATGACGAAAACCTCAGAATTGGCACGCTTTGCGTGATCGACAGAGAGCCCCATGGCCTGTCCGATACACAGTTCAACATCATGCAATCTCTGTCAAGACAAGCCGTTGCCTTTCTTGAATTGAGGAAGAGATCAATCAATTTAATTGAATCTTTCTGCTCACATACTGATGAAGGCAGCTTCATCTCAACATGTTCTTATTGCAGGAAAGCAAAAGATACTGAAGGGCATTGGCAGCATCTGGATCAGTATTTATCGACACGCACGAATTTAAACTTCAGCCATGGCATCTGTGATGCATGCATAGAAGAGCATTTCCCTGATGTCCTTGAGGTCTGGGAAACAGAAAAGAAGAGCAAGGACCTGCAAAATCCAACTCCATAA
- a CDS encoding LexA family transcriptional regulator, producing the protein MNSDRISLQPPQPLRLQRKGLSLPLASDQVAAGFPSPADDYIDVGIDLNEQLIRHPSSTFFLRVSGDSMTGAGIHHGDLLVVDRSLDPRPGRVVVAVLDGAFTLKRLARYRGQLRLEAANPDYPHLDLHRCGDVQIWGVAIHVIHPL; encoded by the coding sequence GTGAATTCGGATCGGATATCGCTTCAGCCACCCCAGCCTTTGCGACTCCAACGGAAAGGACTCAGCCTTCCTCTGGCGAGTGATCAGGTTGCCGCAGGATTTCCCTCCCCTGCTGATGACTACATCGATGTGGGGATCGATCTCAATGAACAACTCATTCGCCATCCAAGCAGCACCTTCTTTTTGCGCGTCAGCGGCGATTCCATGACGGGGGCGGGCATTCACCATGGCGATCTATTGGTGGTCGATCGCAGTCTCGACCCTCGTCCCGGCCGAGTGGTGGTGGCTGTCCTGGATGGCGCCTTCACTCTCAAACGCCTCGCTCGCTATCGCGGCCAACTACGCCTGGAAGCGGCGAACCCTGACTATCCCCATTTAGATCTCCATCGTTGCGGAGATGTGCAGATCTGGGGCGTCGCGATTCACGTGATCCATCCTCTTTAG
- a CDS encoding Y-family DNA polymerase codes for MNQVTALIDANNFYASCEQSLDPALIGRPVVVLSNNDGCIVARSAEARALGIAMGTPYFKAKRHLEQHNVVIRSSNYALYADMSQRLMSLLESQVEDLEIYSIDEAFARLSRPSNGNLHPWAQRLRTLARRNLGLPIAIGLGASKGQAKLANRLAKVVPAHAGLFDLGLCPDPDRWLETISIEDVWGIGRKLALWCRMRGVVNARELRDMPSGCLRAKAGVVGVRLQRELQGHACLPLDLDPSPKQETCVSRSFSHPITSLEELREAIATYVVRAAEKLRKQHQRTAALTIYTRTSPFIPAFYSRAASTSLDLPSNDTRVLLAAALPLVERIFQPHRPLAKAGVLMQHLQGIDQLQQHLWVPCTEEEQQKRESLMATVDRLNHRYGRGTVQWAACGLDPSWAMRRERLGRAATTRLSDVPVVQA; via the coding sequence ATGAACCAGGTCACGGCTCTGATTGATGCCAACAATTTCTACGCCTCGTGCGAGCAAAGCCTGGATCCAGCCCTGATCGGCAGGCCAGTGGTGGTGCTCTCAAATAATGATGGCTGCATCGTGGCCCGTAGCGCGGAAGCACGCGCTCTTGGCATCGCCATGGGCACCCCCTATTTCAAAGCGAAGCGCCATCTGGAACAGCACAATGTTGTGATTCGCAGCTCGAATTACGCGCTCTATGCCGACATGAGTCAGCGGCTAATGAGTTTGCTGGAAAGCCAAGTTGAGGATTTGGAGATTTACTCCATTGATGAGGCTTTTGCCCGGCTGAGCCGCCCCTCGAACGGAAATTTGCATCCATGGGCACAGCGGTTGCGAACCCTGGCTCGACGCAACCTCGGTTTACCCATTGCCATTGGTCTCGGGGCCAGCAAGGGACAGGCCAAGCTGGCCAACCGCCTGGCGAAAGTGGTGCCAGCCCACGCCGGACTCTTTGATCTTGGCTTGTGTCCTGATCCCGATCGCTGGCTGGAAACAATTTCCATTGAAGACGTCTGGGGCATCGGCCGCAAACTCGCCCTCTGGTGCCGAATGCGGGGAGTGGTCAACGCACGGGAGCTCCGTGATATGCCCAGTGGCTGCCTGCGCGCTAAGGCCGGCGTGGTGGGAGTTCGACTGCAAAGAGAACTGCAAGGTCATGCCTGCCTACCGCTTGATCTCGACCCCTCTCCGAAGCAGGAAACCTGCGTAAGCCGCAGCTTCAGCCATCCCATTACCAGCCTGGAAGAGCTCCGCGAAGCGATCGCCACCTATGTGGTGCGAGCAGCGGAAAAACTGCGCAAGCAACATCAACGCACAGCGGCTCTCACGATCTACACGCGCACGAGCCCATTCATTCCAGCTTTTTACAGCCGAGCTGCCAGCACCAGCCTCGATCTACCCAGCAACGACACGCGGGTGTTGTTAGCAGCTGCCTTACCTCTGGTGGAACGCATTTTTCAACCGCACCGTCCGCTGGCGAAGGCAGGTGTTCTGATGCAACACCTGCAGGGAATCGATCAACTGCAACAGCATCTATGGGTGCCCTGTACGGAGGAAGAGCAGCAGAAACGGGAAAGCTTGATGGCAACGGTCGATCGTCTCAATCACCGCTATGGGCGAGGCACCGTGCAATGGGCCGCCTGCGGTCTGGATCCGAGCTGGGCCATGCGACGCGAACGCCTGGGTCGAGCCGCCACAACTCGCCTGAGCGACGTGCCTGTGGTGCAGGCATAA
- a CDS encoding NAD(P)/FAD-dependent oxidoreductase, with protein MKVLIIGGGIAGLTLALALKKHGIPVTVHEKYNHFQNQKTGFLIWSYAIKILQDLGVPVDEAGTPLEAFRIHGRKGRFVCEMPIGAMSRLQGADSYEINRFRLSELLSRMVGDDLILGSECVSISSVEDQAIATFADGRSDQGDVLIACDGSNSVVRTFIHPGVQLRMLGSGGWISVINQRPPLLPLNTQMEFWQPGVKAGVADLGHGEIRWYVAFKNYIPRATESKKDQILRRMKPLPELIQSCLEWTDEDQMVPTQAGDLLALSPWYRDRVLMIGDAAHATSPYAGMGACSAIADAAFLADLMASGRSVPAIFEEFQAVRKHAADSVIKESRRGLDVSTCGDLKGWVRDWMFKNMPEKKWNQIVTDMVTGH; from the coding sequence ATGAAGGTATTGATCATAGGCGGAGGGATCGCTGGACTCACGCTTGCCTTAGCTCTTAAGAAGCACGGTATTCCTGTCACTGTTCATGAAAAATATAATCATTTTCAAAATCAGAAAACAGGATTTCTGATTTGGAGTTATGCGATCAAAATCTTGCAAGACTTGGGGGTTCCTGTTGATGAGGCAGGCACTCCCCTCGAAGCATTTCGGATCCATGGTCGAAAGGGAAGATTTGTCTGTGAGATGCCAATCGGTGCGATGTCGCGATTGCAGGGAGCGGATAGTTATGAAATCAATCGATTTCGCCTTTCTGAATTGCTGTCTAGAATGGTCGGTGATGATTTAATTCTTGGCAGTGAATGTGTTTCCATCTCTAGTGTTGAGGATCAGGCGATCGCAACTTTTGCTGATGGTCGCTCGGATCAAGGTGATGTTTTAATTGCTTGCGACGGCTCTAATAGTGTTGTTAGAACGTTTATTCATCCAGGAGTTCAGCTCAGAATGCTTGGTTCTGGTGGTTGGATATCAGTGATTAATCAACGGCCTCCATTGTTACCATTGAACACTCAAATGGAGTTTTGGCAGCCGGGGGTGAAAGCAGGAGTTGCTGATCTCGGGCATGGTGAAATCCGCTGGTATGTGGCTTTTAAAAACTATATCCCTCGTGCAACTGAGTCCAAAAAAGATCAGATTCTTAGGCGTATGAAGCCTCTTCCTGAGCTGATCCAGTCCTGTCTGGAATGGACTGATGAAGACCAAATGGTGCCTACGCAGGCTGGCGATCTTTTGGCCTTATCTCCTTGGTACCGTGATCGTGTCTTGATGATTGGTGATGCTGCCCATGCCACCAGTCCTTATGCCGGAATGGGAGCCTGCTCAGCGATTGCTGATGCTGCATTTCTTGCAGATTTGATGGCTTCTGGTCGGTCAGTTCCTGCCATATTTGAAGAGTTCCAAGCGGTGCGTAAGCATGCAGCAGATTCAGTGATTAAGGAATCACGACGCGGCCTTGATGTATCCACTTGTGGTGACCTTAAAGGCTGGGTTCGTGATTGGATGTTCAAGAACATGCCAGAGAAGAAGTGGAATCAGATCGTGACTGACATGGTGACTGGTCATTGA
- the dnaG gene encoding DNA primase encodes MAMPRLHPRTIDAVKERADIVDVVGEHVVLKKKGREFVGVCPFHDDSKPSMTVSPQKQFYYCFSCGAGGNSIKFLMEFQRQSFSDVVLDLARRYQLPVETVDGPQQERLRQQLSRRDHLHRALALASGWFRSQLKSASGTEALAYLRDQRGLSDATMETFALGYAPDQWDGLLKHLQHVEGLSPELLESAGLVVPRKGGNGFYDRFRGRVIVPIRDRQGRVIGFGGRSLDGSDPKYLNSPETEVFEKGKHLFGLDQAANAIRKDDRAVVVEGYFDVIALHAAGITNAVASLGTALSGQQITQLCRCSDGKRIVLNFDADRAGIRAANRAIGEVEQLALQGQLELRVLHTPSGKDPDEYLKDHGAGDYRALLDQAPLWLDWQIEQVLEDRDLTKADQFQQAVSGLVELLGKLPQSAIRTHYLQQVAERLSGGQGRLALQLEQDLRQQVQGQRWHGRSARHEKAGEVSQRERCEAEILRIYLHCPMHRSQVRCELRQRELEDFALQHHRLLWSAITDLEEGNIGSGRLESISRGKDPGHELADLDLPRLLTDQLLLENSALVAKLTPLLEPAELQRLALARPMDVLRGTAAILERQKSHKRCRHLLEAWGGQRLETLERCIASLIANEQEQTATAEGVDMEGRIQEMFEQLNADALRLQELYYSERKHIQHLDQQRCAGYEVVVATPPESIPPAA; translated from the coding sequence ATGGCGATGCCCCGTCTTCACCCCCGCACCATCGACGCTGTTAAAGAGCGTGCCGACATCGTTGATGTGGTGGGTGAGCACGTGGTGCTCAAAAAAAAGGGACGCGAATTCGTTGGCGTTTGCCCGTTTCATGACGACAGCAAGCCGTCGATGACGGTATCGCCGCAAAAGCAGTTTTATTACTGCTTCTCCTGCGGAGCGGGCGGCAATTCCATCAAATTTTTGATGGAGTTTCAGCGGCAGAGCTTCAGCGACGTTGTTCTAGATCTGGCGCGTCGTTATCAACTGCCGGTGGAAACGGTGGATGGTCCTCAACAGGAGCGTCTCCGTCAACAACTCTCCAGGCGTGATCATCTCCATCGTGCCTTGGCTCTCGCTTCAGGCTGGTTTCGCAGTCAGCTGAAGAGTGCATCGGGCACGGAGGCCCTGGCTTATCTGCGCGATCAGCGTGGCTTGAGCGACGCCACGATGGAGACCTTCGCGCTCGGCTATGCCCCCGATCAGTGGGACGGATTGCTCAAGCATCTTCAACACGTTGAGGGGTTATCGCCGGAGTTGCTTGAGTCAGCGGGTCTGGTGGTGCCCAGGAAAGGGGGCAACGGGTTTTATGACCGCTTCCGTGGCCGGGTCATCGTTCCGATTCGCGATCGGCAGGGACGGGTGATTGGCTTTGGCGGTCGAAGTCTCGATGGCAGCGATCCGAAGTATCTGAATTCACCTGAAACAGAGGTCTTTGAAAAAGGCAAGCACCTCTTTGGTCTCGATCAGGCGGCCAATGCGATCCGCAAGGACGATCGCGCTGTGGTGGTGGAGGGCTATTTCGATGTCATTGCCTTGCATGCGGCCGGAATCACCAATGCTGTGGCATCGCTGGGCACCGCCCTCAGCGGACAGCAAATCACCCAACTCTGTCGGTGCAGTGACGGCAAACGCATCGTTCTCAACTTTGATGCCGATCGTGCGGGGATCCGAGCTGCCAACCGGGCCATCGGTGAGGTGGAGCAGCTTGCGCTGCAAGGACAATTGGAGTTGCGAGTCCTCCACACCCCCTCGGGGAAGGATCCAGATGAGTACTTAAAGGATCACGGAGCTGGGGACTATCGCGCCCTGCTGGATCAGGCACCGCTTTGGCTTGATTGGCAGATCGAACAGGTGCTGGAAGACCGTGATCTCACCAAGGCTGATCAATTCCAACAAGCTGTTAGCGGGTTGGTGGAGCTGTTAGGCAAGCTGCCTCAATCAGCGATTCGCACGCACTACCTCCAGCAAGTTGCGGAGCGGTTAAGCGGTGGTCAAGGCCGATTGGCGTTGCAGCTGGAGCAGGATTTACGCCAACAGGTGCAAGGTCAGCGCTGGCATGGACGTTCAGCCCGGCATGAAAAGGCTGGTGAAGTCAGCCAACGAGAGCGTTGTGAAGCCGAGATCTTGCGCATCTACTTGCACTGTCCGATGCACCGCTCCCAGGTGCGTTGTGAATTACGCCAACGGGAGTTGGAAGACTTCGCTCTTCAGCACCATCGTCTGTTGTGGTCTGCGATTACCGATCTTGAAGAAGGCAACATCGGCTCCGGTCGGCTGGAGTCGATCAGTCGGGGGAAGGATCCAGGACATGAACTAGCCGATCTTGATCTGCCTCGCTTGCTCACCGATCAGCTGCTGCTGGAAAACAGTGCGTTGGTGGCCAAGTTGACGCCGCTTTTGGAACCCGCGGAGCTGCAGCGTTTGGCGTTGGCGCGTCCCATGGACGTGTTACGCGGTACCGCGGCCATTTTGGAGCGGCAAAAGAGTCATAAACGCTGCCGACACTTGCTGGAGGCTTGGGGGGGGCAACGGCTTGAGACGCTGGAACGTTGCATTGCTTCGCTGATTGCTAACGAACAAGAGCAGACAGCAACGGCAGAGGGAGTGGATATGGAAGGTCGTATTCAGGAGATGTTTGAACAATTGAATGCGGATGCGCTTCGATTGCAAGAGCTTTATTACTCCGAGAGGAAGCATATTCAGCATCTTGATCAACAACGCTGTGCTGGCTATGAGGTGGTTGTTGCTACTCCCCCTGAATCGATACCGCCAGCGGCTTGA